From a single Hydrogenispora ethanolica genomic region:
- a CDS encoding response regulator — translation MVSKLKILIIDDSSIGRIAVKQALRQAEFELTELESAEPFFRYPNQYKDVDLLIIDISLPGMDGLTALEKIRAEEQWPNLPVIVLTSRSDPESVGRALRAHANDYIVKPFSGKVLLSKVHRTLEYKRQNWPDPEMVLQTSNEIKRAERGGTSLSALGVRMLNPRDHLSNPWDIHNLREQLRMRLREIDTVYCNGRDILVLLPFTDGSGAEIVAQKIREILFPEIKMIIAAYPAHGRNAQQLLYNLKQKLYPAE, via the coding sequence TTGGTTTCCAAGCTAAAGATCTTGATCATCGATGATTCCTCGATCGGCCGGATCGCCGTCAAACAAGCCCTCCGGCAGGCAGAATTCGAACTGACGGAGTTGGAAAGCGCCGAGCCGTTCTTTCGTTATCCCAACCAGTACAAGGACGTGGATCTGTTGATCATCGACATTTCCTTGCCCGGCATGGACGGACTCACTGCGCTGGAGAAGATCCGCGCTGAAGAACAATGGCCGAACCTGCCGGTAATCGTACTGACCAGCCGTTCGGACCCGGAGAGCGTCGGAAGGGCCTTGCGAGCCCACGCCAATGACTACATCGTGAAGCCTTTTTCCGGTAAGGTCTTGCTATCCAAGGTGCACCGGACTCTAGAGTATAAAAGGCAAAATTGGCCGGATCCGGAGATGGTACTTCAGACCAGTAACGAGATCAAACGCGCCGAACGCGGTGGGACCTCTTTATCGGCCCTGGGCGTCCGAATGCTCAATCCCAGAGATCATCTCTCGAACCCCTGGGATATCCACAATCTGCGCGAACAACTGCGAATGCGGCTGCGGGAGATCGATACCGTCTATTGTAACGGCCGCGACATCTTGGTGTTGTTGCCGTTTACCGATGGGTCCGGGGCCGAGATTGTTGCCCAAAAGATCCGGGAGATTCTTTTTCCCGAGATTAAAATGATAATTGCCGCTTACCCCGCCCATGGCCGCAATGCGCAGCAGCTGTTGTACAACTTAAAACAAAAACTCTATCCGGCGGAATAA
- a CDS encoding GntG family PLP-dependent aldolase, whose product MDLRSDTVTQPTPEMREAMYRAEVGDDVYGEDPTVRRLEEAAAAKLGFESALFVASGTMGNLVALLTQTGRGDEVFLEAESHIYYYEVGGIAALAGATPRLIPGDWGIITPESLRKYCRSTNIHYPNPALLCLENTHNRGGGAVYTPSQTAALMGCARELGLRVHIDGARIFNAAVACGCDVRELVRGADTVQFCLSKGLGAPMGSVVVGSRELIERARKWRKMVGGGFRQIGIMAAAGLVALEKTVNRLAEDHQLARQLAVGLAEIPFIRIQPERVQTNIIVFEVDEARISVESLLARLQEAGIKANSSGGPAVRFVTHKDIQAADIDYVLRTIAAIPVAE is encoded by the coding sequence GTGGATCTGCGGAGCGATACGGTAACCCAACCCACCCCGGAGATGCGGGAGGCGATGTACCGCGCCGAAGTGGGTGATGACGTCTATGGCGAAGATCCGACCGTGCGCCGGCTGGAAGAGGCGGCAGCCGCCAAGCTCGGATTTGAGTCGGCTCTGTTTGTGGCCAGCGGAACCATGGGCAATCTGGTGGCTTTGTTGACCCAGACCGGGCGGGGCGATGAAGTATTTCTGGAAGCTGAGAGTCATATCTACTATTACGAGGTCGGGGGGATTGCGGCGCTGGCCGGCGCTACGCCCCGCCTGATCCCCGGCGACTGGGGTATCATCACGCCGGAATCGCTCCGCAAGTACTGCCGCTCCACGAACATTCATTACCCCAACCCGGCTTTGCTATGCCTGGAAAACACCCATAACCGGGGCGGTGGCGCGGTGTACACGCCCTCGCAGACGGCGGCGCTCATGGGATGCGCCCGGGAGTTGGGACTCAGAGTGCATATCGACGGGGCCCGCATCTTCAATGCGGCGGTGGCTTGCGGTTGTGATGTCCGCGAGTTGGTCCGGGGGGCCGATACCGTTCAATTCTGCCTTTCCAAGGGATTGGGAGCGCCCATGGGTTCAGTGGTCGTGGGCTCGCGGGAACTGATCGAGCGGGCCCGCAAGTGGCGGAAAATGGTAGGTGGCGGTTTCCGGCAGATCGGAATCATGGCCGCCGCCGGCTTGGTGGCTTTAGAAAAAACGGTCAACCGCTTGGCTGAGGATCACCAGTTGGCGCGGCAGCTTGCCGTCGGCCTTGCAGAAATCCCGTTCATCCGGATCCAACCGGAGCGGGTTCAGACCAATATTATTGTTTTCGAGGTCGACGAAGCCCGGATATCCGTGGAGTCATTGCTGGCCCGGCTGCAGGAGGCGGGGATCAAGGCCAACTCCAGCGGCGGCCCGGCAGTCCGGTTCGTCACTCACAAAGACATTCAGGCGGCGGATATTGACTACGTTCTGCGAACGATTGCGGCGATTCCGGTTGCCGAATGA
- a CDS encoding CBS domain-containing protein produces MKVADLLKSKGQTVITTTPDEALAVALGRLIEHKIGALVVCDDVKIVGIISERDVLQLIYQDRNALDTKKVKDCMTTNLIVAIPDDDLNYVMGIMTQNRIRHLPIVTKQGIVGIVSIGDIVKHKLQEVEIVNRYLEEYIYGRM; encoded by the coding sequence ATGAAAGTCGCCGATCTTTTGAAAAGCAAAGGACAGACGGTTATCACCACGACTCCCGATGAAGCGCTGGCGGTGGCGCTGGGCCGCTTGATCGAACACAAGATTGGAGCCTTGGTCGTGTGCGACGACGTTAAGATTGTCGGGATTATTTCGGAACGCGATGTTTTGCAGCTGATCTATCAAGACCGCAATGCTTTGGATACCAAAAAGGTTAAGGATTGTATGACCACCAATTTAATCGTGGCGATCCCCGACGACGATCTGAATTATGTAATGGGGATCATGACCCAGAACCGGATCCGCCACTTGCCGATCGTTACCAAGCAAGGCATCGTCGGGATCGTCTCTATCGGGGATATCGTCAAACATAAACTGCAGGAGGTAGAGATCGTCAACCGCTATTTGGAGGAATATATCTATGGCCGGATGTAG